In a single window of the Cervus elaphus chromosome 1, mCerEla1.1, whole genome shotgun sequence genome:
- the YPEL4 gene encoding protein yippee-like 4 yields the protein MPSCDPGPAPACLPAKTFRSYLPRCHRTYSCVHCRAHLAKHDELISKSFQGSHGRAYLFNSVVNVGCGPAEQRLLLTGLHSVADIFCESCKTTLGWKYEQAFETSQKYKEGKYIIEMSHMVKDNGWD from the exons ATGCCCAGCTGCGACCCTGGCCCGGCCCCCGCCTGCCTCCCCGCCAAGACCTTCCGCAGCTACCTGCCTCGCTGCCACCGCACCTACAGCTGCGTCCACTGCCGCGCACACCTGGCCAAACACGACGAGCTCATCTCCAAG TCCTTCCAGGGGAGCCATGGCCGAGCCTACCTGTTTAACTCCGT GGTCAACGTGGGGTGCGGGCCAGCTGAACAGCGCCTCCTGCTCACCGGGCTGCACTCGGTAGCTGATATTTTCTGCGAGAGCTGCAAAACCACCCTGGGCTGGAAATAT GAGCAGGCTTTTGAGACGAGCCAGAAGTACAAGGAGGGGAAGTACATCATTGAGATGTCGCACATGGTGAAGGACAACGGCTGGGACTGA
- the CLP1 gene encoding polyribonucleotide 5'-hydroxyl-kinase Clp1: MGEEANDDKKPTTKFELERETELRFEVEASQSVQLELLAGMAEIFGTELTRNKKFTFDAGAKVAVFTWHGCSLQLSGRTEVAYVSKDTPMLLYLNTHTALEQMRRQAEKEEERGPRVMVVGPTDVGKSTVCRLLLNYAVRLGRRPTYVELDVGQGSVSIPGTMGALYIERPADVEEGFSIQAPLVYHFGSTTPGTNIKLYNKITSRLADVFNQRCEVNRRASVSGCVINTCGWVKGSGYQALVHAASAFEVDVVVVLDQERLYNELKRDLPHFVRTVLLPKSGGVVERSKDFRRECRDERIREYFYGFRGCFYPHAFNVKFSDVKIYKVGAPTIPDSCLPLGMSQEDNQLKLVPVTPGRDMVHHLLSVSTAEGTEENLSETSVAGFIVVTSVDLEHQVFTVLSPAPRPLPKNFLLIMDIRFMDLK; this comes from the exons ATGGGAGAGGAGGCCAATGATGACAAGAAGCCAACAACTAAATTTGAACTGGAGCGGGAGACAGAGCTTCGCTTTGAGGTGGAGGCGTCGCAGTCAGTTCAGTTGGAGCTGCTGGCTGGCATGGCGGAAATCTTCGGCACAGAGCTGACCCGAAACAAGAAGTTCACCTTTGATGCCGGCGCCAAGGTGGCTGTCTTCACTTGGCACGGCTGTTCGCTGCAGCTCAGTGGCCGCACCGAGGTGGCTTACGTCTCCAAGGACACCCCGATGTTGCTTTATCTCAACACGCATACGGCCTTGGAGCAGAtgaggaggcaggcagagaaggaggaggagcgaGGCCCCCGGGTGATGGTGGTGGGCCCCACCGACGTGGGCAAGTCCACCGTGTGCCGTCTGTTGCTCAACTACGCGGTGCGTTTGGGCCGCCGTCCCACGTACGTGGAGCTGGATGTGGGCCAGGGCTCTGTGTCCATCCCCGGCACCATGGGGGCCCTCTACATTGAGCGGCCGGCGGACGTGGAGGAGGGCTTCTCCATCCAGGCCCCGCTGGTGTACCACTTCGGCTCCACCACGCCCGGCACCAACATCAAGCTTTATAATAAG ATTACATCTCGTTTAGCCGATGTGTTCAACCAGAGGTGTGAAGTGAACCGCAGGGCCTCGGTGAGCGGATGTGTCATTAACACCTGTGGCTGGGTCAAGGGCTCTGGTTACCAGGCGCTGGTCCATGCAGCCTCAGCCTTTGAGGTGGATGTAGTCGTGGTTCTGGATCAAGAACGGCTGTACAATGAGCTGAAGCGCGACCTGCCTCACTTCGTCCGCACCGTGCTGCTCCCCAAGTCGGGGGGTGTGGTGGAGCGCTCCAAGGACTTCCGGCGGGAGTGCCGGGATGAGCGCATCCGTGAGTATTTCTATGGATTCCGGGGCTGTTTCTATCCCCATGCCTTCAACGTCAAATTTTCCGATGTGAAAATCTACAAAGTCGGGGCACCCACCATCCCAgactcctgcctgcctctgggcATGTCTCAGGAAGACAATCAGCTCAAGCTCGTGCCTGTCACCCCCGGCCGAGATATGGTGCACCACCTGCTGAGCGTCAGCACCGCGGAGGGCACGGAGGAGAACCTCTCTGAGACCAGCGTGGCCGGCTTCATCGTGGTGACCAGTGTGGACCTGGAGCACCAGGTGTTCACTGTTCTCTCTCCAGCCCCCCGCCCGCTGCCCAAGAACTTCCTGCTCATCATGGATATCCGGTTCATGGATCTTAAGTAG